A DNA window from Selenomonas sp. oral taxon 126 contains the following coding sequences:
- a CDS encoding DUF7768 domain-containing protein: MIEFRNHEGYADPTTHAALTKVFRQNLFTYICSPYRDNPRVNVMRARQYCKFSVSKGRIPLAPHLYFPQFLSEIDERGKALSMNFELLRLCGEVWVFGERITEGMAAEIAHAGRLRKNIRYFTTKCEEVL, translated from the coding sequence ATGATCGAGTTCAGAAATCACGAGGGCTATGCCGATCCTACAACGCACGCAGCTCTCACCAAGGTATTCCGACAGAATCTGTTCACCTACATCTGCTCTCCCTATCGGGACAATCCGCGCGTCAACGTCATGCGGGCGCGGCAGTACTGCAAGTTCTCGGTGAGCAAAGGGCGTATTCCCCTTGCGCCGCACCTGTACTTTCCGCAGTTTCTGTCAGAGATCGACGAGCGCGGGAAGGCACTGTCCATGAATTTCGAGCTTTTGCGGCTGTGCGGCGAGGTCTGGGTGTTTGGCGAGAGGATCACCGAGGGCATGGCAGCGGAGATTGCCCATGCCGGGAGACTGCGGAAGAACATCCGTTATTTCACCACGAAGTGCGAGGAGGTGCTATGA
- a CDS encoding DUF927 domain-containing protein, giving the protein MDFYETLYGKCQNCTFSVITLPDKGVRHFETIASMREEIGRVGDSRNTYIHPWPRRIGLKDGVRGDSADTMYATCLFADIDIKSEAHKEQMLPASRAEVLSFLDAFPLKATFTVFTGHGIHAYWLFDAPIHLTDANRDKMENLLAGFGRCLMKKAKDERGWRIDPVFDPARMLRAVGSMNLKIGEKIPCEVIAENEVFYKTEDFHAYVLDAPKPRTEEFHVDERVMGSAERIMEGCAALKQMTEQPDNVSEPLWHALCTNVALAKDGEEKFQEWRSLYSHYSPMETQNKLRSARNANKPCTCRYIKDCGLFPCPDGGCGVKAPIVLALYTKFEQLEIILGKDTLSAEEILDPYVVGLLPYAKENCPAEYSRLKLAAKKAGIGMRDFDRIAKKEEEKRDVGIPFDAEPEEIKLKGIDLHGAMTPKGYRITMENGVESFYFDEGALVSSNLCPEPLVIERRMENIDNGTERFELAYHRSRKWKRLMVSRAIALNKSSVVRLADHGVPVSTDNADGVVHYLSRYEAENDKKIPFVRSIGRIGWLGEKEFYPYILESPVEYEDKDDAAMIAALKEQGSFETWLKFARELREQTYARAILAASFASVLLEKLKRRVAIIHIWHASRSGKTAALKFALSVWGDPMKLMGNFNSTAVGLERRAGTLRHLPLGLDELQVLNERRLPPSMVVYSLGNGYGKTRGAKAGGLQEVPVWRNAIISTGEQPLTNEATMDGVHSRVLELYGQPIDNADFGRKVHQASENHYGFAGKVYLEHIVDTDLSDEFEKIRESIGDGDQGVHLDTVALLALADYHAGISVCGETKQKAWKDAISFGRSILTNAKENEPEDVIDRAYDFVTDWIAANRKRFANDAVPCLGKIEAGKVLVIATELRRALEDNGFSYTKCRKGFRDRGYVDTFDDSQGKKRSQYLRKIQGVSVRVFCFPIQVEGMYPPEDDFLS; this is encoded by the coding sequence ATGGATTTTTACGAGACTCTTTACGGGAAATGCCAGAATTGCACGTTTTCCGTGATCACCCTTCCCGACAAAGGGGTGCGGCACTTTGAGACCATAGCTTCCATGCGGGAGGAAATCGGCAGGGTGGGAGATAGCCGTAATACCTACATTCACCCATGGCCAAGGCGCATCGGACTCAAAGACGGCGTGCGCGGCGATTCGGCAGATACCATGTATGCCACTTGCCTTTTCGCCGACATCGACATCAAGAGCGAGGCGCATAAAGAACAGATGCTTCCGGCATCCCGGGCGGAAGTTCTTTCTTTTTTAGATGCGTTTCCTCTGAAAGCGACCTTTACGGTTTTTACGGGACACGGCATTCACGCCTACTGGCTCTTTGACGCGCCGATTCATTTGACCGATGCCAATCGGGATAAGATGGAGAACCTTCTCGCGGGATTTGGACGCTGCCTTATGAAAAAAGCGAAAGATGAACGGGGATGGCGCATCGACCCGGTATTTGACCCGGCGAGAATGTTACGGGCTGTGGGCAGCATGAATCTGAAAATAGGGGAGAAAATCCCCTGTGAGGTGATTGCGGAAAACGAAGTGTTCTACAAGACGGAAGATTTTCACGCCTACGTATTGGATGCGCCCAAGCCGCGAACGGAAGAATTTCATGTGGACGAACGTGTCATGGGGAGTGCCGAGAGAATCATGGAAGGCTGCGCGGCATTAAAGCAGATGACCGAACAGCCGGATAACGTCAGCGAACCTCTGTGGCACGCCCTTTGCACCAATGTGGCGCTCGCCAAGGACGGCGAGGAGAAGTTTCAAGAGTGGCGTTCCTTGTACAGCCATTATTCCCCGATGGAAACACAAAACAAGCTCCGTTCTGCCCGCAATGCCAATAAACCCTGCACCTGCCGTTACATCAAGGATTGTGGTTTGTTTCCCTGCCCCGATGGCGGCTGCGGCGTAAAGGCTCCCATCGTTCTTGCCCTTTACACGAAGTTTGAGCAGTTGGAGATTATTTTGGGCAAGGACACCTTGTCGGCAGAAGAGATCCTCGACCCCTATGTGGTGGGATTGCTCCCCTACGCCAAGGAAAACTGTCCGGCCGAATATTCACGGCTGAAACTTGCGGCGAAAAAGGCGGGCATCGGAATGCGGGATTTTGACCGCATAGCCAAAAAAGAGGAGGAAAAACGGGACGTTGGAATTCCTTTTGATGCCGAGCCGGAGGAAATCAAGCTGAAGGGCATAGATTTGCATGGAGCCATGACTCCCAAAGGCTATCGCATCACTATGGAGAACGGTGTGGAGTCCTTCTACTTCGACGAAGGTGCGCTCGTTTCCTCAAACCTTTGCCCGGAACCGCTCGTCATAGAAAGGCGCATGGAAAATATCGACAACGGCACGGAGCGGTTCGAGCTTGCTTATCATCGCAGCCGTAAATGGAAACGGCTGATGGTGTCAAGAGCGATTGCGTTAAACAAATCATCCGTAGTGAGATTGGCCGATCACGGCGTACCCGTTTCTACCGACAATGCTGACGGTGTGGTACATTACCTTTCCCGCTACGAGGCAGAAAACGACAAAAAGATCCCTTTTGTACGCAGTATCGGTCGTATCGGCTGGCTCGGGGAAAAAGAATTCTACCCATACATCCTCGAAAGCCCGGTGGAATATGAGGACAAAGACGATGCGGCGATGATTGCGGCATTAAAGGAGCAGGGCAGTTTTGAGACATGGCTCAAATTTGCGAGAGAGTTGCGGGAGCAAACATACGCCAGAGCCATTTTGGCGGCTTCCTTCGCCTCCGTCCTGCTTGAGAAACTCAAACGACGTGTGGCGATTATCCATATCTGGCACGCATCCCGCAGTGGCAAAACGGCGGCTCTCAAATTCGCACTATCCGTTTGGGGAGACCCCATGAAACTCATGGGAAATTTCAACAGCACCGCTGTCGGCTTGGAGCGGAGAGCAGGGACGCTTCGCCACTTGCCCTTGGGCTTGGACGAATTGCAGGTCTTGAACGAGCGAAGACTGCCGCCTTCGATGGTGGTTTATTCCTTGGGCAACGGCTACGGCAAAACGCGTGGAGCGAAAGCCGGAGGATTGCAGGAAGTCCCGGTGTGGCGAAATGCCATCATCAGCACGGGCGAACAGCCGCTTACCAATGAGGCCACCATGGACGGCGTACACAGCCGTGTTTTGGAACTGTACGGTCAGCCGATTGACAATGCCGATTTTGGGCGCAAGGTACACCAAGCAAGCGAAAACCATTATGGTTTCGCGGGGAAAGTGTATCTCGAACACATCGTAGACACGGATTTGAGCGATGAGTTTGAGAAAATCCGGGAGAGCATTGGCGACGGCGACCAAGGAGTGCATCTGGACACGGTAGCTTTATTGGCATTGGCGGATTATCACGCAGGAATATCGGTATGCGGCGAAACCAAGCAAAAGGCGTGGAAGGATGCCATTTCCTTTGGCAGGAGCATACTGACCAACGCCAAGGAGAACGAGCCGGAGGATGTCATTGACCGAGCGTATGACTTCGTAACCGACTGGATTGCCGCCAACAGAAAACGCTTCGCCAATGATGCCGTACCTTGTTTGGGAAAAATCGAGGCCGGCAAGGTGCTGGTCATTGCCACGGAGCTTAGGCGAGCGTTAGAGGACAACGGCTTTTCCTATACCAAATGCCGTAAGGGTTTCAGGGATCGCGGCTATGTGGATACCTTCGATGACAGCCAAGGGAAAAAACGCAGCCAATATCTGCGGAAAATCCAAGGCGTATCCGTCCGTGTCTTTTGTTTTCCAATTCAAGTGGAGGGTATGTATCCGCC